CTAAGTACTAGCGCCTTATAGAGGCAATACGGTAATGAGAAGAAGAGCGAGTGTGCGTGTTATGTAATTAAACCTATGATGGTAAAATGTTTTGTTGTTTAAGACTAATATGGAAAAATTTCTACCCTAAGGTTCTTTAAAACATATCATTTACCTGGATTTACAGGTTAAACTCACCTGTAAGAGGAACAACATCCTATGCTATGTTTTCTAATCATCCATTCCAAGGTAGAAAGTTGACAGAGCAAGAAAGGACTAGAGTCCTTGAGTTTCAAGAATCAATTCACTACTCTCCAAGGTATTCTGATGACACACATGAGTATAGACATGTTATGCTGCCCAAAGCCATGCTCAAGGTCATACCTTCAGACTACTATAACTCAGAGACAGGAACGTTACGTATCCTGACCGAGGACGAGTGGCGTGGGCTTGGTGTAACTCAATCTCTAGGATGGGAACATTATGAGTGCCACGCACCAGAGCCGCATATTTTACTGTTTAAGAGACCATTGAATTTTGAAGCTGAGCTGCGTGTTGcacagcagcagcagtaTGCATCCGCTCGGTAGTTCTCTGGGTTGTACACTTGCTTTTGTTTATGCTGATTATACATATCCAGCACGCGATGCTTTATCGACAAGATAACAGTCTACGGTAAGACTATATAGCTATAACGAGGTTGCTTGGATAATTGACAGTTGTTGATATGTGGCAGGGAATTTCTGAAGTATTGAAGTTGAATTATGCGATCCAGTACCTTATATAATTTATATATACGCATAAACTTAAATAATGCCAAGAATGGTCCTCCAGTGAATGATTATAGGATATAAAGAGGCCACTAAGGTGTTAATAATAAATTCTGGGAGTTAAGTAATTATGAGGCTCTACATCTATTCCGTTGGGTGTTTTTTGTAGTATAATTTGTTAGATTGGCGAAGAGCTCTTACACTTTTCTTTCAAATAAACGTAGAACGTTTTGCCACTGAGATAGCAGAAACAAggttatatatatgtaGCCAGGCTAGAATCTAATATCATTAAGTTGCTGGTTACTAGGGCTATTAATGGCTTTGCAGACGAAATATTTGGAAGAGCTTATAAATGCTATTCAGTCAGCGAAGGCTTTATCAACGTCTAATGGGTATCTTAACGAATTCCCACCTAAATCTCCGTTAGAGGGAGATCCAAAGTCGGTTAAGGTGGTTAAAACACTTGTTAAAAAGCTTTTGGAAACGGATACAAGTGAGGAAGTCTTTGGAAAGGCGTGCCAGGCAATGAATTTTTTGTTAGAGTCGAAACCTTATCTTTTAACTATATTAATTGACGGGCATCAAACATCACAGCCAGGGATAATATGGATCTTAGAGAACTTTCGACAAATTTCCTGTGTGCACTTCTATAAGGTACAGTACGTGCTGTATTTACGGCGAATGGTTGCTCGTTGGTGCCAAATGTGTGTAGACTTCTACGGCCTAACATGGCGGGACATTATTACGAGTAAGATATTTCAAGATCTTCGAGGACTCGAAGAACAGGTTCTGCAAGTAGTGAATGGAAAAATGGAAATTTCAGCATACTTGTCTTGTTTGAGGAATATATGTGTTTTATTAGAGTACTTGTTGGCTAGTGAGTTCAACTTTTTGACATCACTATTTAGTAATACAAATGGAACTAATTGGTATGTCCAGCGGTTAATCAGGGTACTTATATATACTTTTGACTCAGTACAGCTTCTTATGAGTGAATACGAACAGATCCAAGTGAGGATACTTGGAGCTGTCGTTAATGAATCAGTTATGAGGGGGAATCGATGCCTGGCGACTTTCAAATTTTCATTAGAGCTTTTACAGACTTTTGTCAAGTCTGGCTATATTAAGAGTGAATATACCTATTGGTCAAAGCTCCTGCTCCGTTTATACTCACAGAGTCTGCATGATGGCTACTGTTTACAATATATGAAGGATAATTTATGTGTCGATGATTACGACTGCATTGATATGCGAGTATTATCAAACGTTATGGTCAAGAGCATACTTTTGGTAAAATATGACCTAAAGCGACGCTATAGTGCAAAAGATGCTTTATACTGGGATCAGAATTTAAAATTATGGCTTTTAGACTCTTGCCAAAACAGCGATTCCGTTATTCTCGAACCGTTCACGAACAGTAGGCAACTGGAAAGATTGAGAAAACTAATACTCTATGAATTCGATAATCCGCAGAGATCACTGCGAGCTGGCCAGATCAAGTTCTTAAATGTTGACATTGAAGATGATAAGGCAGCTGTATTTGCACGGCTAGAAGAGAAGATAAGTACTGCAATAAAAGATTCCGACGCCTCGCAATTAGTGACTTGTTTGAAGATAATTAAGACACTTTCTTGCATAGAAGCTGCCAATGCTGGTATGGGGTTCCACTGTGGATTATGTGAACGTACAGATGTACAGATTTCAAACGCCGTGATTAATCCTTCAAGGCCAGATGTTTCTAAATCACTAGCGTTTACGCTTCTAACCAAATATTACCTTCCTAATTACAACCCACAGTCTTCAGGTACTTCTTTGACTATTGGTATACTTTTGGCACTGCAGTCTGTCTTCACTCACTTCCAGCCCCCAAAATTGTTGGAATCCGATGCAATGGGGATTACAGATGCATCCGGTTGTATGCACTTATTCCAATCCTCTTTTATTAATGTGAATAGAAGCATACGGATGTTAAGCATAAGATTGATACCACTTTGGAATATTACAGCCCTCCATAATTCCGATGATCAACAAACAGCATTATTTATTAAGTTATTACAAGCTGATTATCAGCCGTACACTACAGAGACAAATTTAATGGGATGGACTCAATTAGCATTGAGCACTACAGGCGAACTTTTTGACTTTCTACTACTAAAATTGATAGACATTTTCAACTCTTCCAACTTTGTTGAACACACTTTAATGGCATCGCAACTTAGGTTTATCGCGCGAACATTAAACAAGACACCATATCAACTTTTGTCACCTATTTTACCTATTCTACTTAAACAGTTGGGCAAAAATTTATttgaaaagaagttaaGTTTGGAACGTTTACTTATCCTTGTTGAGTATCCTGGGAAAACGGTTCTTGAAAACTTTCAGACGTATATTGTACCATATGCTATAACTCAATATAAGGGCGATGTTCTTACCGAAATTGCTAAGATTATGTGCGATAATGATACTACTCTCATTGTTGAACAAAAAAAGAGACTACTGGATAGAAATAGCAGGCAAATATTTGCAGCCGTTTTGGTTAAACATGGtcttttttctttggaaACCATTGAAACTTTATTTATTAACCATGATCCTACATTCAACAAAAATCTTGTAGCAGGATACCTCCCAGACTATAAAACCCTTGCAGAGGTACTAAAGTTATACAATGCAACCGAAACACTAGAGGAAGCAGTAAGTGAGAACGAAAAGTCAGTTTTAAGTTCACTTAGATTTCTTTTCCTCACTAACTTTGCGATTGACCGACACCGTGGGACAAAGTTTAAGAATATAAAGGACTGGTCGGATGACAAAGAAGTgatttttcaaaaaaaGTTAAAGGATAACATATTGGGTATCTTTCAAGTGTTTTCTAGCGATATGCATGATATTGAAGGCCGAACAACATATTATGAGAAATTAAGAGTTATTAGCGGCATCTCATTCTTAATAAAATATGCTTCCAAAGAAAGCATAATCTCGGCTTTAGCCCAAGTCAGTATCTGTCTACAGACAGGTTTAGAGATTCCCGAGATCAGATATAACACAATGAAATGTTGGGGGCAA
The Eremothecium sinecaudum strain ATCC 58844 chromosome II, complete sequence DNA segment above includes these coding regions:
- the CKS1 gene encoding cyclin-dependent protein kinase regulatory subunit CKS1 (Syntenic homolog of Ashbya gossypii ABR109C; Syntenic homolog of Saccharomyces cerevisiae YBR135W (CKS1)); the protein is MFSNHPFQGRKLTEQERTRVLEFQESIHYSPRYSDDTHEYRHVMLPKAMLKVIPSDYYNSETGTLRILTEDEWRGLGVTQSLGWEHYECHAPEPHILLFKRPLNFEAELRVAQQQQYASAR